One Brassica oleracea var. oleracea cultivar TO1000 chromosome C7, BOL, whole genome shotgun sequence genomic window carries:
- the LOC106303478 gene encoding uncharacterized protein LOC106303478: MVLLKAVLAAMPTYAITCFKLPKSLGKQIQSVLTRFWRDVKPELRKMAWVSWDKLTLPKRSGGLGFKEIETFNDALLAKITWRLLKHPDSLLGQTLLNKYCMDADILNCTIAKSSSHGWRGIMAGREVLRQGLGWIVGNGDSIKHLKVSDLINPSTADWDIQKIRLRLPHYEETIRKIIPSSFGSNDELMWLPEKTGTYSSKSGYALSKVYQSNIDESFNWSSCIWNLRWARLCSRGEFRLMVPAREQETTIHLFTQCAFAKKVWELVPSLFTPAVRTCASITELLRLCTRLVNLPPSGISVPLYPWILWLLWTNRNKLLFEDKSFNESELVTRALVLAREWQSTSLPAGSQSDSPKDSSHKPFVLPSGFEEASSDTIHYYVDAAWNSGSAAGGFGWICYDHAGLTLRQGTSSRRYVASALVAEALALKSALSDAVNAGVKDLICFSDSKSLVALLSGKSSVTELQRIISDISLLSLSLWSVTFKFVPRSCNMATDSLAKNALYVASNSLEEDD; encoded by the exons ATGGTGCTACTGAAAGCAGTGTTGGCAGCGATGCCCACCTACGCTATAACTTGCTTTAAGCTCCCCAAATCCTTGGGTAAACAGATCCAATCAGTACTAACAAGGTTCTGGAGGGATGTCAAACCAGAACTTAGGAAAATGGCTTGGGTTTCATGGGACAAACTAACGCTTCCTAAGAGGTCTGGTGGTCTCGGGTTCAAGGAGATAGAGACGTTCAATGATGCTCTCCTTGCTAAAATAACATGGCGACTACTGAAGCATCCTGACTCCCTTCTCGGACAAACCCTGCTGAACAAATACTGTATGGATGCAGATATCCTTAACTGCACTATTGCAAAGTCATCCTCCCACGGGTGGCGAGGAATCATGGCAGGGCGTGAAGTGCTCAGACAGGGTTTGGGATGGATAGTAGGCAATGGAGATAGCATCAAG CACTTAAAGGTCAGCGATCTGATCAATCCGAGCACAGCAGACTGGGACATCCAGAAGATACGACTTCGCCTGCCTCATTATGAGGAAACCATTAGGAAAATCATCCCAAGCTCCTTTGGATCAAATGATGAACTGATGTGGCTACCAGAGAAGACAGGAACCTATAGCTCTAAATCCGGCTATGCACTCTCTAAAGTCTACCAGTCAAATATAGATGAAAGCTTCAACTGGAGTAGTTGCATCTGGAAC TTGCGGTGGGCTCGACTCTGCTCAAGAGGGGAATTCAGGTTGATGGTACCTGCAAGAGAACAAGAAACAACTATTCATCTTTTTACTCAATGTGCTTTCGCTAAGAAGGTATGGGAGTTGGTTCCATCTTTATTTACACCTGCAGTGAGAACTTGTGCTTCTATCACCGAACTCCTCAGGCTGTGCACAAGACTAGTCAATCTCCCCCCATCTGGTATATCAGTACCTCTTTACCCTTGGATACTATGGCTGCTTTGGACAAACAGAAACAAGCTCTTGTTTGAGGATAAGTCTTTCAATGAATCAGAATTGGTTACTAGAGCCCTGGTGCTAGCAAGAGAATGGCAAAGTACCTCTCTACCAGCAGGGTCACAATCTGATTCACCTAAAGACTCCTCGCATAAACCCTTTGTCCTACCCTCGGGTTTCGAAGAAGCAAGCTCTGATACCATCCATTATTATGTGGATGCAGCTTGGAATAGTGGCTCTGCTGCAGGGGGTTTTGGCTGGATTTGCTACGACCATGCTGGTCTCACCCTTCGTCAGGGTACTTCATCTCGCCGGTATGTAGCTTCGGCCTTGGTTGCCGAAGCGTTGGCGTTAAAATCAGCACTCTCTGATGCTGTCAATGCAGGTGTTAAAGACTTGATCTGTTTTTCAGACTCTAAAAGTCTAGTCGCACTGCTCTCAGGAAAGTCATCTGTGACTGAACTCCAAAGAATCATCAGTGATATATCCTTGTTGAGCCTATCTTTATGGTCTGTTACTTTTAAATTTGTTCCACGCTCTTGTAATATGGCTACTGATAGCCTAGCGAAAAACGCTCTGTATGTTGCGTCAAACTCCCTTGAGGAGGATGACTAA